In the Clostridium sp. 'White wine YQ' genome, TTTATAAGTACCATCGCCTACAAATATAACTGATTCATCATATTTGTCTAGCAAATTGCCTAATTCCTCAAGAGATATTATAAGGTAATCACTTAACCTTTCTAGACTGCCGTTATTTGATTTATAAATTGCAGTATAAACATTTCCTCTTAATGCATCCATTATAGGACAAATTATTCCGCTATATGTAATTACATTGTATGCAAGACCATCTAAGTTTGATATTGAAACATAAGGCTTCTTAATTCCTTGGCTCATACCTTTTATAGTAGCAAGACCAATTCTAAGACCAGTAAATGAACCAGGTCCTTCTGAGATTACGAATCCATCTAGATCTTTTACAGAAAGTTCATTATCAGCTAATAATCTATCAATCATTGGTAGAAGTAGAACAGAATGCTGCTTTTTATCATTTAAACTATATTCTCCAATAACTTTAGTACTATCTAAAAGTGCGACAGTAGCAACAGAAGTGGAGGAATCAATACTTAAAATCTTCATAAAATTTTCTCCTCAAAATTTTTAAATCTTTGTCCAAAAGCTTTAATTCTAATCTTTCTAAAGTTTTCTCCAAGCTCAGGAACTTTTTTTATATTAATATGTACAAATTCTTCAGGAAGTATATCCTCTATGTAATTAGCCCATTCTATTAATGTAGCACCTTTCCCGAAAACATATTCATCAAACCCAATTGCCATAATTTCATCAGAATCACTTACTCTATATACATCAAAATGGAATAAAGGTATTCTACCACTATGATATTCATTTACTATATTAAAAGTAGGAGAGGTTATTTCCTCGCTTACTCCGAGTCCTTTTGCAAATCCTTTAGATATATGAGTTTTACCGGTACCTAAATCTCCAGTTAAACAAAAAACATCTCCAGCTTGAGCTAATTGACCTAATTTTTCGCCAAGGGATAGAGTTTTTTCTACAGAATCAATAATATATTCCATAATTGACTCCTTTCAAATATTTTATTTAATTATTATAGCTTATATTTTATCCAAATTATAGAGAAAATGAAAGGTAATATATTACATATTAGTTAAGAAAGTCTTACAACCAGTATATATCAATTGAAATTATACATATATTATTATAGAATATACTAGAAAACCATATGTTATAAGGAGGGAAAACAGTGAAAAAGGTAACTTTCGCCTTAATTATAGTAAACTTAATAATGTTTATAGGACTTTTTATTTTCCCGCAAACAGTGGTATCAAGTAAAGTTGATCATACAAGCAAGGAAAGAGCTCCTTATTTAAATATAATGGCGTCCAATAAACCAACTTATCTAATGATTAAAAAATTAGTCAAGGATAGACATAGTGTAGAATTTTTGCTAAAAAGTCAAGATGAGATAAAAAACTATACCATTAATGATGACATAGTAAATAATATTTCAAGAATGAATGTATTTGTTTATTCAGGTGATGCATTTGAACCATGGACTAAAGATCTTATTAGCAATCTTGATAAGGGGAAAACTGGAATAATTGATTTATCAAGAGGTACAAAGGGCTTGAAAGATTCAGACGGCAAACAAAATCCTTATTATTGGATGGATTTTGATAACTATAAAATAGCATTATTTAATGTAAAAAGTGAATTGCAGACTGATGATTTAGATAATAGAAATTATTATGAAGATAATTATAATAATATAGTAAGTAAATTTGAAAGTGACAATTCAAAGAATGTTGAAAGTATAAGAAAAATAAATGGTACAGATTTTTATTATGCTGATAATTCTTTGGAATACTATAGCAAGTATCTAAATTCTAAATCAAATATTTTGGACAGTGAAAAAGTAAGTAAGATTATTACCGAAAAAAAAGATATAAAACCATTTATAGTTTTTTATGAAAAAGATGAGACTATAGAAAGCTATAAAAATTCATTAATAACAAAAGGTGCGATGTTTATAAAAGTAAGCACATATAATGGAGATAAAGAATTTGCTGATCTTTTAACTGAAAACATTAATAACACCTATAATAGCTTAAAAACCTTAGAGATAAGTAATTAAATACAATACTTTATTTAATGTTGTATAAATTGATAATAGCAGAATATTAATTTCTGCTATTCAATATGTAAACAATTATAATTTTAAAACTCAAAAAAACTATTGCATCTTAAAAAAAAGTATGATAATATAAGTCTTGTGTTAAATATAGGGGTATGGCTCAACGGTAGAGTAGTGGTCTCCAAAACCATTGGTTGTGGGTTCAAATCCTACTGCCCCTGCCATAGAACAACAGAAATAGATTTCTGTTGTTCTTTTTTTTATGTCTAAAATTTATAAGGAAGCTTATATAATTGAAAAACAGAGTTCGATATAATATAATTTAAGTATTAGAGATTCATTAGAATTCAGAGATGAGGGATATTATGAGAAAGTTTACGAAAATTTATAGTTTGTCATTAGTGGCATTTTTACTGTTAAACACAAGAACAACTTTTGCAAGTGATATATATGAGAATAAATCTGTAAGTATTAATAGTAGTAATAAAGTTCATGACGACGTCATATGGGACAATGAAACAAAAGGAAATGAATTCATTTTTAAGGATACAACTCAACCAATTTGCACATATAAAGGGCCAAATGGCGTGGAAATAAGAAGTTATTCATCGGCATATAATACAATAGATAAATTAATGGCAGTTTATAACGAGCTGTTAAAAAATACAATAGGACCAGAAGTAAGCTATCTATCACATATTGATTTAATTGGTGATTATCCAATGGGAGCATATACAGCAGGTGTGTGGCATGGTATGTATGAAGAAGTTGGGGGAGTAAAAAGATTAGCTAAAGATAGATATATAGAACTTTTTGGATGTGATACTGTTTCATTTCAAGAATTAGCAGGAGTACTTTCTCATGAATATGGTCATCAATTTACAAACTATTATCTATTACTAAAAGAAGGAAAACTTTTTGATGATGATAGTAATAGCTATAATAAAGTGAGAAATTTATCTTCTTATAGCAGTGTTAACTCAGGATATCATGAATGGAACCCAGCAGAGATGGCAGCAGAAGATTATAAACAGCTTTATGGAAGTACGACTGGTAAAAACATTTATGAATTTAAGGATATAAAGGATAGAACAATAGCAGGAGATCAAACTAATTATTCATGGAATAGCTTAATGTATAATATATGGCCTCAA is a window encoding:
- the tsaB gene encoding tRNA (adenosine(37)-N6)-threonylcarbamoyltransferase complex dimerization subunit type 1 TsaB — protein: MKILSIDSSTSVATVALLDSTKVIGEYSLNDKKQHSVLLLPMIDRLLADNELSVKDLDGFVISEGPGSFTGLRIGLATIKGMSQGIKKPYVSISNLDGLAYNVITYSGIICPIMDALRGNVYTAIYKSNNGSLERLSDYLIISLEELGNLLDKYDESVIFVGDGTYKYEKELINLRKNVHFPPKHLNYTRASSLGELGLEKLLLGEKDDINNSTPLYLRKSQAEREYESKLRLD
- the tsaE gene encoding tRNA (adenosine(37)-N6)-threonylcarbamoyltransferase complex ATPase subunit type 1 TsaE; this encodes MEYIIDSVEKTLSLGEKLGQLAQAGDVFCLTGDLGTGKTHISKGFAKGLGVSEEITSPTFNIVNEYHSGRIPLFHFDVYRVSDSDEIMAIGFDEYVFGKGATLIEWANYIEDILPEEFVHINIKKVPELGENFRKIRIKAFGQRFKNFEEKIL
- a CDS encoding metal ABC transporter substrate-binding protein, with protein sequence MKKVTFALIIVNLIMFIGLFIFPQTVVSSKVDHTSKERAPYLNIMASNKPTYLMIKKLVKDRHSVEFLLKSQDEIKNYTINDDIVNNISRMNVFVYSGDAFEPWTKDLISNLDKGKTGIIDLSRGTKGLKDSDGKQNPYYWMDFDNYKIALFNVKSELQTDDLDNRNYYEDNYNNIVSKFESDNSKNVESIRKINGTDFYYADNSLEYYSKYLNSKSNILDSEKVSKIITEKKDIKPFIVFYEKDETIESYKNSLITKGAMFIKVSTYNGDKEFADLLTENINNTYNSLKTLEISN